The Desulfosporosinus acidiphilus SJ4 genome has a window encoding:
- the yqfD gene encoding sporulation protein YqfD: MFDRLRAFWQGRVYFVARGEQLPRFLNYILQEGVVLYQTQRSERGMRAQLKLNDFYRLKRAARLTHTRVHIIAKYGWPFVAARWWRRKGLIAGAAVIAVGLTILSQLVLIISVTGNKNIQTSDILQRAEKLGLKTWIYSKGLDLNQIAKNLQEELPDAAWVGMERNGTEIKIKISEKIRPSIPKEAGNLVASHAGLVKEIMVIQGIPQVHEGELVRVGQVLIAKAPALGLPSTPNPSSAKINPAKSTTPNPPAAAAKGFVRGRVWYSAEQQIPLIEDKVQESGRVAKGWGIKFGSRVIMVTMQNSPFEQADKEVLSHSFQIWRNWRFPVEVIQVNYKELKKVHLQRTVSEARQLAEETARSEVLKKVSPGAQVIEETVKVLPSNTGVERVRVEVETYEDLAVYANP; the protein is encoded by the coding sequence ATGTTTGACCGGCTGCGAGCATTTTGGCAGGGAAGAGTTTATTTTGTTGCTCGGGGAGAACAATTACCTCGTTTCCTCAACTATATTTTGCAAGAAGGTGTGGTTCTTTATCAAACGCAAAGATCCGAAAGGGGAATGAGGGCTCAGCTTAAACTCAATGACTTTTATCGTTTAAAGAGGGCTGCTCGTCTTACCCATACGCGGGTTCACATTATCGCTAAATATGGCTGGCCTTTTGTAGCAGCGCGCTGGTGGAGAAGAAAAGGATTAATAGCAGGAGCAGCCGTTATTGCGGTGGGATTAACGATTCTCTCCCAGCTTGTTCTTATAATTTCTGTGACCGGAAACAAAAACATCCAGACTTCAGATATTCTGCAGCGTGCAGAAAAACTCGGTTTGAAGACTTGGATCTATTCAAAAGGATTAGATTTAAACCAGATTGCCAAAAATCTGCAGGAGGAATTGCCGGACGCAGCTTGGGTTGGTATGGAACGAAATGGGACTGAAATTAAAATAAAGATTTCGGAAAAAATTCGTCCATCAATACCAAAGGAGGCCGGTAATTTGGTTGCTAGTCATGCCGGCCTTGTCAAAGAGATTATGGTGATTCAAGGGATTCCTCAGGTTCATGAGGGGGAACTGGTAAGAGTCGGTCAGGTCCTGATCGCAAAGGCACCAGCGCTCGGACTGCCTAGTACGCCAAATCCTTCAAGTGCGAAAATTAATCCTGCCAAAAGTACAACTCCTAATCCTCCTGCAGCTGCTGCCAAGGGTTTTGTAAGAGGAAGAGTTTGGTATAGTGCTGAACAACAAATTCCTTTAATTGAAGACAAAGTCCAGGAAAGTGGAAGAGTTGCTAAAGGATGGGGTATAAAATTTGGTTCTCGCGTCATAATGGTAACAATGCAGAATTCCCCATTTGAACAGGCAGATAAAGAAGTCCTTAGCCATTCTTTTCAGATCTGGAGGAATTGGCGTTTTCCTGTCGAAGTTATACAGGTGAATTATAAGGAGCTAAAGAAAGTTCATCTCCAACGTACGGTTTCAGAAGCACGCCAATTAGCGGAAGAGACGGCTCGTAGTGAAGTCTTGAAGAAAGTCTCGCCTGGGGCACAGGTTATTGAAGAAACTGTAAAGGTTCTTCCCAGTAATACTGGTGTTGAACGAGTTAGAGTGGAAGTGGAAACTTATGAGGATCTTGCAGTTTATGCAAACCCTTAA
- a CDS encoding YabP/YqfC family sporulation protein, with protein MFKKIQTSVGDILDFPPDVAGEGPKITITGRSEVLVENYLSIINFSKEEIRIETAQGELFLSGKGLVLKTILATELRIEGELDALRFEEGAGKNV; from the coding sequence GTGTTTAAAAAAATCCAAACCAGTGTCGGAGATATTTTGGATTTTCCGCCGGATGTGGCCGGAGAGGGTCCTAAAATTACGATAACAGGAAGAAGTGAAGTTTTAGTCGAGAATTACTTGAGTATTATTAATTTTTCTAAAGAGGAAATCCGTATCGAGACAGCTCAAGGAGAATTATTTCTTAGCGGTAAAGGCCTAGTGCTTAAAACTATTTTAGCTACGGAATTGCGGATTGAAGGGGAACTAGATGCTTTAAGGTTTGAGGAAGGAGCAGGAAAAAATGTTTGA
- a CDS encoding 16S rRNA (uracil(1498)-N(3))-methyltransferase, producing MNRFKITELGKNAFWLRGTERDHLVRVLRLTPGDKVLGYDNSGMEYLGVILKIEDKSVTCRILSSDHPDVEAHTSVFVVAGLSKGEKMEWVIQKGTELGMEGLIPLRTKRSVMQLEGSKAQERVARWQKIASEASKQSHRVKEPRIGAVCNWGDLKDELPEGTQWLIPYEEEKTQRLASVLSTFDPELPIAILIGPEGGFEATEVARACEELGAKSVSLGPRILRAETAALAALTLVLGHYGDLG from the coding sequence ATGAACCGGTTTAAGATCACAGAACTAGGTAAAAATGCTTTTTGGCTGCGAGGAACGGAACGGGATCATCTTGTTCGTGTGCTTCGTCTTACTCCCGGCGATAAAGTTTTGGGCTATGACAACAGCGGTATGGAATATTTGGGTGTGATTCTGAAAATCGAAGATAAAAGCGTGACTTGCCGAATTCTTAGCAGCGATCATCCCGATGTTGAGGCGCACACGTCTGTTTTTGTGGTAGCAGGACTTTCTAAAGGTGAAAAAATGGAATGGGTTATTCAGAAAGGTACAGAACTTGGTATGGAAGGGCTTATTCCCCTGCGCACCAAACGTTCTGTGATGCAGCTTGAGGGAAGTAAGGCCCAGGAGCGAGTTGCCCGTTGGCAAAAAATTGCCTCAGAAGCTTCGAAGCAGTCTCACCGGGTAAAAGAGCCTCGAATTGGGGCGGTCTGCAATTGGGGAGATCTGAAGGACGAACTGCCTGAGGGGACTCAATGGCTGATCCCCTATGAGGAAGAGAAGACTCAGCGTTTAGCTTCTGTGTTGAGTACGTTTGATCCGGAACTTCCGATAGCTATTTTGATTGGACCCGAGGGTGGGTTTGAGGCAACTGAGGTTGCCAGAGCCTGTGAGGAGCTGGGGGCCAAGAGTGTTTCGTTGGGTCCGCGGATTTTAAGAGCGGAAACGGCGGCTTTAGCAGCCTTGACGCTGGTGTTGGGTCATTATGGGGACTTAGGGTGA
- a CDS encoding GatB/YqeY domain-containing protein: MSLKDRLVEDMKDAMKAKEEGKVRLSVIRMVRAAIKNAEIEKHIDFNDDQVIEVLARELKLRRDALEVFGKADRPEKVKALEEEIAILKAYLPQQLSKGEIRQLVQETITAVGAQGPKDLGKVMGALSPKTKGRADGKFVNLIVREMLGA, encoded by the coding sequence TTGTCCCTGAAAGATCGCCTCGTTGAGGATATGAAGGATGCCATGAAGGCCAAAGAGGAGGGGAAGGTAAGACTTTCCGTCATCCGAATGGTCAGGGCTGCTATAAAGAATGCTGAGATTGAGAAGCACATTGATTTCAATGATGATCAGGTTATTGAAGTATTGGCACGAGAATTAAAATTGCGTCGAGATGCGCTAGAAGTGTTTGGCAAAGCGGATCGCCCTGAAAAGGTAAAGGCTTTGGAAGAGGAAATTGCCATCCTGAAGGCATACCTTCCTCAACAGCTTTCCAAAGGGGAAATTCGCCAACTCGTACAAGAGACCATTACCGCGGTGGGAGCACAGGGGCCAAAAGATCTCGGTAAAGTTATGGGCGCTTTGTCGCCCAAGACGAAAGGTCGGGCAGATGGCAAATTTGTCAATCTTATTGTACGCGAAATGCTTGGGGCATAA
- a CDS encoding histidine triad nucleotide-binding protein has product MYSDDCIFCQIAQRKIPSDIIYEDDQVVAFKDIQPLAPVHLLVIPKHHLTNVNDVTPDFEGLIGHLFGVMRRLAQEFGVAETGYRVVTNTGADGGQVVGHLHFHLLGGQALEAKIG; this is encoded by the coding sequence TTGTATAGTGACGATTGTATTTTCTGCCAAATTGCACAACGTAAAATACCCAGTGATATAATTTATGAAGATGATCAAGTTGTCGCCTTCAAGGATATTCAGCCCTTAGCTCCAGTGCATTTGCTGGTAATTCCCAAGCATCATTTGACAAATGTTAATGATGTTACGCCTGACTTTGAGGGCTTGATTGGTCACCTTTTCGGGGTAATGCGACGTTTAGCTCAAGAGTTTGGAGTAGCGGAAACAGGCTATAGAGTGGTGACAAATACCGGAGCAGATGGGGGTCAAGTAGTGGGACATCTACATTTTCATCTGCTTGGCGGGCAGGCACTCGAGGCCAAAATCGGATAG
- the ybeY gene encoding rRNA maturation RNase YbeY: MILDISWEEESVSLELRDKLVGLLDRAIQEGIRLADGPEDAEVSLILVDDSRIHELNRDYRGVDRPTDVLSFALQEETEEEPDAEFEDDMLGDIVISVERAREQAIEYGHSFEREIVYLAVHGILHLLGYDHEDIQEKETMRAKEEEVMASLGLER; encoded by the coding sequence ATGATTTTAGATATTTCTTGGGAAGAAGAGTCAGTCAGTCTTGAATTGCGCGATAAATTAGTTGGGTTGTTAGACCGGGCGATTCAGGAAGGAATACGTTTAGCTGATGGGCCGGAAGATGCGGAGGTCAGTTTGATCCTGGTTGATGACAGTCGCATTCACGAATTGAATCGGGACTACCGAGGGGTTGATCGCCCGACAGATGTGCTCTCCTTTGCCCTTCAAGAGGAAACCGAGGAGGAACCTGACGCAGAATTTGAAGACGATATGCTTGGAGATATTGTTATTTCAGTGGAGAGAGCAAGGGAGCAAGCGATAGAATATGGTCATTCCTTTGAACGGGAAATTGTATATTTAGCAGTTCATGGTATCTTGCATTTATTGGGCTATGACCATGAAGATATCCAAGAGAAGGAAACGATGCGCGCAAAAGAGGAAGAAGTAATGGCTTCTTTAGGTTTAGAACGATAG
- the mtaB gene encoding tRNA (N(6)-L-threonylcarbamoyladenosine(37)-C(2))-methylthiotransferase MtaB — MSVKIGQVKMDSAELRATNHESRLGAVCFLTLGCKVNQAESEALAQLFREANYDVVSSSEEADVVVVNTCTVTNTGGSKSRQAIRRMIKAHPDSIVVVTGCYAQTAPGEVLDIEGVDLVLGTQDRGKIIEWIERVKRERRPQNAVRGIEDAGEFEELPQLNEESRTRAFLKIQEGCNQFCTYCIIPYARGPLRSRQPEKALAEARKLVEEGYPEIVLTGIHTGFYGQDLNNGWNLARLVRELVEIPGLRRLRLSSIEPMEYTPELIDCIVSSDIVCPHVHMPLQSGSDEILVRMHRPYTLQDYRDLLIRLREKIPELAVTTDIIVGFPGETEADHLSTLNFVRDCNFAGVHVFPYSKRQGTPAADYPDQVPKKIKDQRVKELMAVARESKEAYIRRFIGKPVEVLIESVDSEGGAVGHTPHYIEVHLPKQKEITWTSRQLVQVVLKQDYLQR, encoded by the coding sequence ATGTCTGTTAAAATTGGACAAGTTAAAATGGACTCAGCCGAACTACGAGCTACCAACCACGAATCACGATTGGGGGCGGTTTGTTTTCTGACCCTTGGCTGCAAAGTAAATCAAGCGGAAAGTGAAGCGCTGGCTCAGCTTTTTAGAGAGGCGAATTATGATGTGGTGAGCTCTTCAGAGGAAGCTGATGTCGTGGTTGTGAATACTTGTACGGTGACGAATACGGGGGGCAGTAAGTCGCGCCAGGCGATTCGCAGGATGATTAAAGCTCATCCCGACAGTATTGTGGTGGTCACGGGATGTTATGCGCAAACGGCTCCTGGGGAAGTGCTGGATATTGAAGGGGTCGATTTGGTTCTTGGAACTCAGGATCGCGGGAAAATTATTGAGTGGATTGAACGGGTTAAGCGGGAGCGCAGGCCCCAGAATGCTGTGCGTGGGATTGAGGATGCCGGTGAGTTTGAAGAACTTCCGCAGCTTAATGAGGAGAGTAGGACGAGAGCATTTTTGAAGATTCAGGAAGGGTGCAATCAGTTTTGTACGTATTGCATTATTCCTTATGCTCGGGGACCGCTCAGAAGCCGTCAGCCGGAGAAAGCTCTTGCCGAGGCTCGGAAGCTGGTGGAAGAGGGGTATCCGGAAATTGTATTGACTGGAATTCATACTGGATTTTATGGCCAGGATTTGAACAATGGGTGGAATTTGGCGCGTTTAGTCCGGGAGTTGGTTGAAATTCCAGGGCTGCGGCGCTTGCGTTTGAGCTCGATTGAGCCGATGGAATATACGCCCGAGTTAATTGATTGTATTGTTTCCTCGGATATTGTTTGTCCTCATGTACATATGCCTTTGCAAAGCGGCAGTGACGAGATATTGGTACGTATGCACCGTCCATATACTTTGCAGGATTATCGGGATTTATTAATTCGATTAAGAGAGAAGATACCGGAACTTGCTGTTACGACAGATATCATTGTGGGTTTTCCGGGGGAAACCGAAGCGGATCATCTTTCAACGTTGAATTTCGTGAGAGATTGCAACTTTGCCGGGGTGCATGTATTTCCCTATTCCAAACGGCAGGGCACGCCTGCCGCAGATTATCCGGATCAGGTTCCCAAGAAAATTAAAGATCAACGGGTAAAAGAGTTAATGGCTGTCGCTCGAGAAAGCAAAGAAGCTTATATTCGAAGATTTATTGGGAAACCGGTAGAAGTATTGATTGAAAGTGTTGACTCCGAGGGCGGCGCGGTTGGACATACTCCCCATTATATTGAAGTTCACTTACCAAAACAGAAAGAAATAACTTGGACTTCACGTCAACTTGTTCAAGTTGTTCTTAAACAAGATTATCTTCAGAGGTAA
- a CDS encoding HD family phosphohydrolase, translating into MKIKRFKKAWAEISNRLAWFKHHTFWLRAIIGVMYFLLFTVILSSNLFVSKLHLEVGEPSPQLITAPWSKDVEDTETYAQDQDAAAKAVQPVYKPDEDFFNNLTRDLGDDFATLHTAASAPGDDSARVAKLRQTQFFATLPQGTLLSLLKTSSDALDTEEQVGGDIILTRARNVVTGARTDADVATLRERTVTDIDQSALHDDAKVFFKAFVDQELTRPTLVVDTQTTEKLRSAARATVKRDITQYKANQKIVGPGEIVDEKIYRVLVAYGLINSRNTWKAVAGIALLVILGIGAILGYLYQYKRDILLLTNRMVLIGLTMILVLAIGRGVISINLGGNDFNSMTGMLIPVAWATMTVAILVDVDAALLVSVVLAIFVAVLVDPTLSSANGLQSGLVALFGGVVGVYSVSHLSQRSDLARAGLFVSAVNVLMVSSIALTTEIGLIAWIVGLILAIVNGVASSFLTVGALHWFESGFHITSSVRLLELSNPNRPLLKRLLMEAPGTYHHSILVGNLAEAAAEAVHADATLVRVAAMYHDIGKLKRPYFFIENQFTQDNPHDKIAPTLSALIIISHVKDGLELAKENKLPQQMQDIIAQHHGDGLVSYFYYKALEEKDDVPEEAFHYEGPRPQTKEAALVSLADTVEAAVRSMKHPTPGRVEGFVRKIIKDKLNDGQLDQCDLTFQDLDRIAMAFVRVLSGIFHSRVEYPELPSARDHAPKKLVADVGKAGKGNEEGSKQEQQEGVEKTDADDTQGPKHPVQDS; encoded by the coding sequence TTGAAGATTAAACGATTCAAAAAGGCTTGGGCGGAGATATCCAACCGTTTGGCTTGGTTTAAACATCACACATTTTGGCTTCGGGCCATTATTGGGGTGATGTATTTTCTGTTGTTTACTGTTATATTGTCATCAAATTTATTTGTTTCCAAGCTCCATCTGGAGGTTGGTGAACCAAGCCCGCAGCTTATTACTGCTCCCTGGAGCAAAGATGTCGAAGACACTGAAACGTATGCACAGGATCAAGATGCCGCAGCCAAAGCCGTTCAGCCTGTATACAAACCGGATGAGGATTTTTTCAATAATCTGACCAGAGATTTAGGTGATGACTTTGCAACTTTGCACACCGCTGCTTCGGCTCCAGGGGATGATAGTGCCCGTGTTGCAAAGTTAAGACAAACACAGTTCTTCGCAACATTGCCGCAGGGAACGCTGCTGTCATTATTGAAAACGTCTTCCGATGCTTTGGATACTGAGGAACAAGTTGGCGGAGATATTATTTTAACGAGGGCTCGGAATGTTGTGACAGGGGCTCGTACTGATGCAGATGTTGCCACGTTGCGGGAGCGTACCGTAACAGATATTGATCAATCGGCTTTGCATGATGATGCCAAAGTCTTTTTCAAAGCCTTTGTTGATCAGGAACTAACCCGTCCAACATTGGTTGTAGACACTCAAACAACTGAAAAATTACGCAGCGCTGCTCGTGCAACGGTTAAACGGGATATTACCCAGTATAAGGCTAATCAAAAGATTGTGGGTCCCGGGGAGATTGTGGACGAAAAAATTTATCGAGTTTTGGTTGCCTATGGATTGATTAATAGCCGAAATACTTGGAAAGCGGTAGCAGGGATAGCTTTATTGGTTATCCTTGGGATCGGCGCTATACTTGGGTATTTATATCAATATAAGCGAGACATTTTGCTTTTGACGAATCGAATGGTTCTGATCGGCCTAACCATGATTTTAGTCCTGGCCATCGGTCGAGGTGTCATTTCCATTAATTTAGGTGGAAATGATTTTAATTCGATGACCGGAATGCTTATTCCCGTGGCCTGGGCGACAATGACTGTAGCAATTTTAGTCGATGTGGATGCAGCGTTGCTTGTTTCCGTGGTCTTAGCCATTTTTGTAGCTGTCTTAGTTGATCCGACTTTATCATCGGCGAACGGACTCCAAAGTGGCCTCGTAGCTCTTTTTGGCGGGGTTGTGGGTGTGTATAGCGTGTCTCATTTAAGCCAACGTTCTGATTTGGCGAGGGCTGGACTGTTCGTTTCTGCGGTCAACGTTTTAATGGTAAGTTCTATTGCCTTGACAACGGAAATCGGCTTGATCGCATGGATCGTAGGTTTGATCTTAGCTATAGTCAATGGGGTGGCGTCTTCTTTCTTGACAGTCGGCGCGTTACATTGGTTTGAGTCCGGATTCCATATCACGTCATCTGTTCGACTTTTAGAACTATCGAATCCGAACCGCCCCTTGTTGAAGCGTTTATTAATGGAAGCGCCTGGGACCTATCATCATAGTATATTGGTTGGGAATTTGGCTGAAGCTGCAGCGGAAGCAGTTCATGCTGACGCCACGTTGGTTAGGGTTGCGGCTATGTATCATGATATTGGTAAACTGAAACGTCCTTATTTTTTTATTGAGAATCAGTTCACTCAGGATAATCCCCATGATAAAATCGCTCCGACATTAAGCGCGCTGATTATTATTTCCCATGTAAAAGACGGATTGGAATTGGCGAAGGAGAATAAACTTCCGCAGCAAATGCAAGATATAATTGCTCAGCATCATGGAGATGGCTTAGTGAGTTATTTTTACTATAAAGCACTTGAGGAAAAAGACGATGTGCCTGAGGAAGCCTTTCATTATGAGGGCCCAAGACCGCAAACGAAAGAAGCGGCTTTGGTAAGCCTTGCTGATACAGTGGAAGCGGCTGTGCGTTCCATGAAACATCCCACACCGGGGCGGGTTGAGGGGTTTGTCAGGAAAATAATCAAGGACAAGCTTAATGATGGGCAGCTCGATCAATGTGATTTAACCTTTCAGGATTTAGATCGAATCGCCATGGCTTTTGTCAGGGTTTTAAGCGGAATTTTCCATTCGCGGGTGGAATATCCGGAGTTGCCTTCAGCGAGGGATCATGCTCCCAAGAAACTTGTGGCGGATGTTGGTAAGGCTGGAAAGGGTAATGAGGAAGGATCTAAGCAAGAACAACAAGAAGGTGTGGAGAAAACTGACGCTGATGATACTCAAGGACCAAAGCATCCTGTCCAAGATTCATAG
- a CDS encoding diacylglycerol kinase family protein, whose protein sequence is MGRYQRPGFWRSLKQAWRGIWYTCKTQGHMQFHLIAGLSVLCLAWWSEVSRSEWLMLIFAIGSVISAEVMNSALEIVVDMIQPNFDPLAGMAKDVAAGAVLVTAIQAIVIGAVVFFPRFFRLASHFF, encoded by the coding sequence ATGGGGAGATATCAAAGGCCGGGGTTTTGGAGAAGCCTAAAGCAAGCTTGGCGTGGGATATGGTACACATGTAAAACACAGGGGCACATGCAGTTTCATCTAATAGCAGGATTATCCGTCTTGTGTTTAGCTTGGTGGAGCGAGGTTTCTCGTTCTGAATGGCTGATGCTGATTTTTGCTATTGGCAGCGTTATTAGCGCAGAAGTTATGAATTCTGCGCTTGAAATTGTGGTAGATATGATTCAGCCAAATTTTGATCCGCTAGCCGGTATGGCTAAAGACGTAGCTGCAGGCGCAGTGTTAGTGACTGCTATTCAAGCCATTGTTATTGGAGCGGTAGTTTTTTTTCCGCGGTTTTTTCGATTGGCAAGCCATTTTTTTTGA
- the rpsU gene encoding 30S ribosomal protein S21 has translation MSEVRVGKNESLDAALRRFKRSCQKAGVSAEARKHEAYEKPSVRRKKKSEAARKRKFK, from the coding sequence ATGAGTGAAGTCAGAGTTGGTAAAAACGAATCCCTTGATGCCGCACTCCGCAGGTTCAAGCGTTCTTGTCAAAAGGCAGGGGTTAGTGCAGAAGCTCGTAAACATGAAGCTTATGAAAAACCGAGTGTGAGAAGAAAGAAAAAGTCAGAAGCTGCACGTAAACGCAAGTTCAAGTAA